One window of the Niallia circulans genome contains the following:
- the miaA gene encoding tRNA (adenosine(37)-N6)-dimethylallyltransferase MiaA, with translation MTIKEKVVVLIGPTAVGKTNLSIELAKKYNGEIISGDSMQIYKGMDIATAKISPEEMQGVPHHLIDIVEPDESFSVAQFQELVRKKITEITARGKLPFIVGGTGLYIQAVLYDYQFQETASDQAFRMKLEEMAQREGSLRIHDRLKEIDPEAAAAIHHHNVRRVIRALEVFHVTGRKMSEIQKEQKQEPLYDTALIGLTMDREILYERINKRVDQMLENGLLEEVEHFYHQGIRDCQSIQAIGYKEIYKYYDGLLSLHESIEELKQNSRRYAKRQLTWFRNKMDVQWYDMTETVKTNDITKKIQEISSYLEGMLEIKSNT, from the coding sequence TTGACAATTAAAGAAAAAGTTGTGGTGCTAATTGGACCTACTGCTGTAGGAAAGACTAATCTTAGTATTGAACTGGCTAAAAAATACAACGGAGAAATTATAAGTGGAGATTCCATGCAAATATATAAGGGGATGGATATTGCGACAGCAAAAATCTCTCCAGAAGAAATGCAAGGGGTTCCGCACCATTTAATTGATATTGTAGAACCAGACGAAAGTTTTTCCGTTGCCCAATTTCAAGAGCTTGTGCGCAAAAAAATAACAGAGATTACAGCAAGAGGAAAGTTGCCATTTATTGTAGGCGGAACTGGTTTGTATATTCAAGCGGTTTTATACGATTATCAATTTCAAGAAACAGCTTCAGATCAAGCGTTTCGGATGAAACTGGAAGAAATGGCGCAGAGAGAAGGAAGCTTAAGAATTCATGACAGGCTGAAGGAAATAGATCCTGAGGCTGCAGCTGCTATCCATCACCATAATGTACGACGTGTAATAAGAGCACTCGAGGTCTTTCATGTCACGGGAAGAAAAATGTCTGAAATCCAAAAAGAGCAGAAGCAAGAGCCACTCTATGATACAGCATTAATTGGTTTGACAATGGATAGAGAAATTCTTTATGAGCGAATTAACAAAAGAGTCGATCAAATGCTTGAAAATGGATTGTTAGAGGAAGTGGAGCATTTTTATCATCAAGGCATAAGAGACTGTCAGTCCATTCAAGCAATTGGCTATAAGGAAATCTATAAGTATTACGATGGACTTCTAAGCTTACATGAATCGATTGAAGAGTTAAAACAAAATTCAAGAAGATATGCCAAAAGGCAATTAACTTGGTTTCGCAATAAAATGGATGTACAATGGTATGATATGACAGAAACCGTCAAAACAAATGACATAACAAAAAAAATACAGGAAATTTCTTCTTATTTAGAAGGAATGCTAGAGATTAAATCGAATACATAA
- a CDS encoding sigma factor-like helix-turn-helix DNA-binding protein, with protein MEYTLNRRHRQWKKQIQAYINEWYLLAFLLTGDRVTAEQLLNMAVEQVKDKWSYRHFERLWAKPVIKEYIKFSRNNECNDKYLDFSTLLNRIGLLEGNARVAFLLKYYYGFSYKKIARNLHISERKAKIIIYDALLLWTNNGKLIPIEQVEAAINKDINLAKNFLLDSFRFEKKNQYIETRLKGKRKALFLIFTIVVLFAGGSINQKTLGKTRVSLGPDVYKIYKEGGVFQLGREIQQKGYTDIYAYPEEENNILYVQFSTAESLENKEEVTMFIESYLKERDLDYEIRYEEMNQVIEAEQTDEQTAENKQLEMEQEIYELLTSNTYYYMQNYVSDSSGESREILLSESIPKEEETMIKEEIKNIMTKFDSEWNFSFGKVDAEVVEMEKAMWNIVPALLEAYMFGGDKYKVYDVYPTYEDEQLKFDIYTELAFTTDEDRAKNIETAKELKRSIQFFFQHEDIQKLFNHAPYVIKIYGNNRKEVEFDI; from the coding sequence GTGGAATATACGCTGAATAGACGTCATAGACAATGGAAGAAACAAATACAAGCCTATATAAATGAATGGTATCTTCTAGCATTTTTATTAACTGGAGATAGAGTAACAGCAGAACAATTGTTAAATATGGCGGTAGAACAAGTAAAGGATAAGTGGTCCTATCGCCATTTTGAGCGTTTATGGGCAAAACCAGTAATCAAGGAATATATTAAATTTAGTCGAAATAATGAATGTAATGATAAATATTTGGATTTTAGCACACTATTAAATCGAATAGGTTTGCTGGAAGGAAATGCCCGAGTTGCTTTTTTACTAAAGTATTATTACGGCTTTTCTTATAAGAAAATAGCGCGGAATCTACATATCTCTGAGAGAAAAGCGAAAATAATAATTTATGATGCCCTTCTTCTATGGACAAATAATGGCAAGTTAATTCCCATTGAACAAGTGGAAGCTGCTATAAATAAAGATATAAATCTCGCAAAAAATTTTTTACTAGATTCTTTCCGTTTTGAAAAGAAAAACCAATACATAGAAACTCGCCTTAAAGGTAAGCGAAAGGCACTATTCCTTATCTTTACGATAGTTGTTTTATTTGCTGGTGGATCCATTAATCAGAAAACGCTAGGAAAGACGAGAGTCAGTCTCGGACCGGATGTATATAAAATTTATAAGGAGGGAGGCGTGTTTCAGCTAGGAAGGGAGATTCAACAAAAAGGCTATACCGATATTTATGCCTATCCAGAAGAGGAAAATAATATTTTATATGTCCAATTTAGCACAGCAGAGAGTTTAGAAAATAAAGAAGAGGTAACAATGTTCATCGAATCTTATTTAAAGGAAAGGGACTTGGATTACGAAATTAGATATGAAGAGATGAACCAAGTGATTGAAGCAGAACAAACAGATGAACAAACAGCAGAGAATAAACAGCTGGAAATGGAACAAGAAATATACGAATTACTTACATCAAATACCTATTATTATATGCAAAACTATGTAAGTGATTCATCTGGCGAATCAAGGGAAATCCTTTTATCTGAGTCTATTCCAAAAGAAGAAGAAACGATGATCAAGGAAGAAATCAAAAATATTATGACAAAATTTGATAGTGAATGGAACTTCTCATTCGGAAAGGTCGATGCAGAAGTTGTAGAGATGGAAAAAGCAATGTGGAATATTGTACCAGCTCTTTTAGAAGCTTATATGTTTGGCGGCGACAAATATAAAGTATATGATGTCTATCCAACATATGAAGACGAGCAATTGAAATTCGATATATATACTGAATTAGCCTTCACAACCGATGAAGATCGGGCGAAAAACATCGAAACAGCCAAAGAGTTAAAAAGATCTATACAATTCTTTTTCCAACATGAAGACATTCAAAAACTCTTTAACCATGCTCCCTATGTTATAAAAATATATGGAAATAATAGAAAAGAAGTAGAATTCGATATTTAA
- the nadA gene encoding quinolinate synthase NadA, with translation MNLLEGLQASNTIPEKYLAMSNAELEERVVSVKNRLGKKLFIPGHHYQKDEVIQFSDATGDSLKLAQVAAENTEAEFIVFCGVHFMAETADILTTEKQKVYLPDMRAGCSMADMADIYQTNRAWIKLQELFGDTIIPLTYVNSTAAIKAFVGENGGATVTSSNAEKMVSWAFTKKERLLFLPDQHLGRNTAYNLGVPLEQMAIWDPAKNELVYEGVIEDIKVILWKGHCSVHENFTVKNVEQVRKQYPYMKIIVHPECSREVVAAADLAGSTNYIIDVIENAESGSAFAIGTEMNLVNRIMKEHPDKEIISLNPYMCACLTMNRIDLPHLVWCLESIEDNFERNRINVEEPIASNAKIALDRMLELS, from the coding sequence ATGAACCTTTTAGAGGGGCTGCAAGCATCAAATACAATACCAGAGAAATACTTGGCCATGTCAAATGCGGAATTAGAAGAAAGAGTGGTTAGTGTAAAGAATCGATTAGGCAAAAAACTATTTATTCCAGGTCACCATTATCAAAAGGATGAAGTTATTCAATTTTCTGATGCTACAGGGGATAGCTTAAAGCTAGCGCAAGTTGCGGCTGAAAATACAGAAGCAGAGTTTATTGTCTTTTGCGGGGTTCATTTCATGGCAGAAACAGCTGATATCCTTACTACAGAGAAGCAGAAAGTCTACTTGCCAGATATGCGGGCGGGTTGCTCGATGGCGGATATGGCCGATATTTATCAGACTAATCGAGCATGGATCAAGCTGCAGGAATTGTTCGGAGACACGATCATACCACTAACCTATGTAAATTCAACAGCAGCCATTAAAGCCTTTGTCGGAGAAAATGGGGGAGCAACCGTAACTTCTTCTAATGCTGAAAAAATGGTATCCTGGGCCTTTACAAAAAAGGAAAGATTACTATTTTTACCAGATCAGCATCTTGGAAGAAATACTGCCTATAATTTAGGGGTTCCTTTAGAGCAAATGGCCATTTGGGATCCGGCTAAAAATGAACTTGTTTATGAAGGCGTGATAGAAGATATTAAAGTAATACTCTGGAAAGGTCATTGTTCTGTACATGAAAATTTTACCGTGAAAAATGTCGAGCAAGTTAGAAAACAATATCCTTACATGAAAATTATTGTCCATCCAGAGTGCAGCAGAGAAGTTGTCGCGGCAGCTGACTTAGCTGGTTCAACCAATTATATTATTGATGTAATCGAAAATGCAGAGTCTGGAAGTGCTTTTGCTATTGGTACGGAAATGAACCTAGTTAATCGGATTATGAAAGAACACCCGGATAAAGAAATTATTTCCCTTAACCCATATATGTGTGCTTGTTTAACAATGAATCGGATTGATTTACCTCATCTCGTATGGTGTTTAGAATCAATTGAAGACAATTTTGAAAGGAATCGAATTAATGTCGAAGAGCCAATAGCGTCTAATGCAAAAATAGCATTGGATAGAATGTTGGAATTATCCTGA
- the spoVK gene encoding stage V sporulation protein K — MEHPIRMKNNGQISVVINSQKKKVLPKEKPEAESIPRNVPSEHEALREIEAELGSLVGMDEMKKMIKEIYAWIYVNKKREESGLKTGKQALHMMFKGNPGTGKTTVARLIGKLFQKMNVLSKGHLIEAERADLVGEYIGHTAQKTRDLVKKAMGGILFIDEAYSLGRGGEKDFGKEAIDTLVKHMEDKQHDFILILAGYSREMDFFLSLNPGLHSRFPLVIDFPDYTTDQLMEIADRMLKEREYALSHEAEKKLKEHLSYVRNVQHPKSFSNGRYIRNIIEKSIRAQAMRLLLESNYDKYELMTLRSNDLMLNSHEK, encoded by the coding sequence TTGGAGCATCCAATCCGGATGAAGAATAATGGACAGATCAGCGTAGTAATCAATTCACAGAAAAAGAAGGTTCTTCCAAAGGAAAAGCCAGAAGCTGAGTCAATCCCCAGAAATGTTCCGAGTGAACATGAAGCACTTAGGGAAATTGAAGCGGAATTAGGAAGTCTTGTTGGCATGGATGAAATGAAAAAAATGATAAAAGAAATATACGCATGGATTTATGTAAATAAAAAAAGAGAAGAAAGTGGCCTGAAAACTGGAAAACAAGCATTGCATATGATGTTTAAAGGGAATCCAGGAACTGGTAAAACAACGGTTGCGAGGTTAATTGGCAAGCTTTTTCAAAAAATGAATGTCTTATCAAAAGGGCATTTAATCGAAGCCGAGCGTGCTGATTTAGTTGGTGAATATATCGGACATACAGCACAAAAAACAAGGGATCTCGTGAAAAAAGCAATGGGCGGAATTTTATTTATTGATGAAGCCTATTCTTTAGGTCGAGGTGGAGAGAAGGATTTCGGGAAAGAAGCAATTGATACATTAGTCAAGCATATGGAAGATAAACAGCATGATTTTATACTAATATTAGCAGGCTATTCTAGAGAGATGGATTTTTTTCTCTCATTAAATCCTGGCCTTCACTCCAGATTCCCGCTTGTCATTGACTTTCCCGATTATACGACAGATCAGCTAATGGAAATTGCTGATCGAATGTTAAAAGAAAGGGAGTATGCTTTAAGTCATGAGGCAGAAAAAAAACTTAAAGAACATCTTTCATATGTACGAAATGTCCAGCATCCAAAAAGTTTTTCGAATGGCCGCTATATTCGTAATATCATTGAAAAATCGATAAGAGCACAAGCGATGAGGCTACTATTAGAAAGTAATTATGATAAATACGAACTTATGACTCTTAGAAGTAATGATTTAATGTTAAACTCCCATGAAAAATAA
- the hfq gene encoding RNA chaperone Hfq: MKQSVNIQDQFLNQLRKDGTNVTVFLLNGFQIRGFIKGFDNFTVLFESEGKQQLVYKHAISTFAPQKNVQIDLEGTQVQ, from the coding sequence ATGAAGCAATCAGTTAATATTCAAGATCAGTTTTTAAATCAATTACGTAAAGATGGCACAAACGTAACGGTATTCTTATTAAACGGATTCCAAATACGTGGATTTATAAAAGGTTTCGATAATTTCACGGTATTATTTGAATCAGAAGGTAAGCAGCAGTTAGTTTATAAGCATGCAATTTCTACGTTTGCTCCACAAAAAAATGTACAGATTGATTTAGAAGGCACGCAAGTTCAGTAA
- the nadC gene encoding carboxylating nicotinate-nucleotide diphosphorylase, with protein MNQLKLQKLLEAFFMEDIGERDVTTDAIFPKEQQGEIVILSKDNGIFCGEEIIQVGFQVLNPATEVTMRIHDGDRMEVGQKLATVRGKIRDLLKGERVILNLVQRMSGIATKTCEAVETLNSGYTKISDTRKTTPGLRMLEKYAVTVGGGHNHRFGLYDAVLIKDNHIAFAGSIANAVKAVKQSIGHMVKVEVETETKEQMFEALAAGADVIMFDNRKPEEIVEWITHVPETVTTEASGGITLENLASYRECGVDYISLGFLTHSVKAVDISVKVSFD; from the coding sequence ATGAACCAATTAAAATTGCAGAAACTGCTGGAAGCATTTTTTATGGAAGATATCGGTGAACGTGATGTGACGACAGATGCGATTTTTCCCAAAGAGCAGCAAGGAGAAATCGTGATTTTATCGAAGGATAATGGAATTTTTTGTGGGGAAGAGATTATTCAGGTAGGATTCCAAGTTTTGAATCCGGCAACAGAAGTCACAATGCGTATCCATGATGGAGACCGAATGGAAGTAGGTCAAAAATTGGCTACGGTAAGAGGAAAGATTCGTGATTTATTAAAAGGGGAGCGTGTTATTTTAAATCTTGTCCAAAGAATGAGTGGTATCGCCACAAAAACATGTGAAGCAGTAGAAACTTTAAATAGTGGCTACACCAAAATAAGTGATACGCGAAAAACGACACCAGGGTTAAGGATGTTAGAAAAATATGCGGTAACAGTTGGCGGAGGGCATAATCATCGCTTCGGATTGTATGATGCGGTGTTGATTAAAGATAATCATATTGCTTTCGCCGGTTCGATCGCTAATGCTGTAAAAGCGGTTAAACAGTCAATTGGTCATATGGTTAAGGTAGAAGTTGAAACGGAAACAAAGGAACAAATGTTTGAAGCTCTAGCTGCTGGCGCTGATGTAATTATGTTTGACAATCGAAAGCCTGAAGAAATTGTGGAGTGGATTACACATGTTCCAGAAACTGTAACGACAGAAGCATCTGGTGGAATTACATTAGAAAATCTTGCTTCCTATCGAGAGTGTGGAGTGGATTATATTTCATTAGGATTTTTAACCCATTCGGTGAAAGCAGTAGATATTAGTGTGAAAGTAAGCTTTGATTAA
- the hflX gene encoding GTPase HflX, translating to MERRFTYLKETKIEKEKVILVGCETQNDAARFAYSMEELANLTKTANGEVVATLTQMRERIHPSTYIGKGKVEELEMLAEELEADLIIFNDELSPSQVRNVSKNLDARIIDRTQLILDIFASRARSKEGKLQVELAQLQYLLPRLGGQGLQLSRLGAGIGTRGPGETKLESDRRHIRRRIDDIKTQLSVIVEHRDRYRERRKKNRAFQIALVGYTNAGKSTLFNRLSEADSFEEDILFATLDPMTRKIILPSGFSALITDTVGFIQDLPTTLVAAFRSTLEEVREADLLLHVVDSSNEEYYQHEETVHKLLEDLEIPAIPHLTVYNKKDLVHPKFVPTSKTESILISAFDKEDREQLKQTIEQMMMENMEYYETTVESNNGKLLSQLKNETVLRSLIFDEETQNYLCKGYAFKEHAILNYKKSIEKEEWEK from the coding sequence ATGGAAAGAAGGTTTACATACTTGAAAGAAACTAAAATAGAAAAAGAAAAAGTAATCCTGGTCGGCTGCGAGACACAAAATGATGCTGCCCGATTTGCATATTCGATGGAAGAACTTGCGAATTTAACGAAAACAGCAAATGGAGAAGTTGTCGCTACTCTAACCCAAATGCGAGAAAGAATTCATCCTTCTACATATATTGGCAAAGGAAAAGTAGAAGAGCTAGAAATGCTTGCAGAGGAGTTAGAAGCAGACTTAATCATTTTTAATGATGAGTTATCGCCAAGTCAGGTGCGTAATGTATCAAAAAATTTGGACGCTAGAATTATTGATCGTACACAGCTTATTTTAGATATTTTCGCTTCGCGAGCAAGATCGAAAGAAGGAAAGCTGCAAGTAGAGCTTGCTCAATTACAATACTTATTGCCGCGTTTAGGCGGTCAAGGTCTGCAATTATCGAGACTAGGAGCGGGGATTGGGACAAGAGGTCCTGGTGAAACAAAGCTTGAGTCAGATAGAAGGCATATTAGACGGAGAATTGATGATATTAAAACGCAATTAAGTGTGATTGTCGAGCATCGTGATCGCTATCGAGAGAGAAGAAAGAAAAACAGAGCATTCCAAATCGCCTTAGTCGGCTATACAAATGCCGGTAAATCGACACTATTTAATCGCCTTTCGGAAGCAGATTCATTTGAAGAAGATATTTTGTTTGCAACTTTAGATCCAATGACACGCAAAATTATTTTGCCAAGCGGATTTTCGGCACTGATTACGGACACAGTAGGCTTTATTCAAGATTTACCAACAACATTAGTTGCTGCTTTCCGTTCTACTTTAGAAGAGGTCCGAGAAGCTGATTTATTGCTTCACGTTGTGGATAGTTCCAATGAGGAATATTATCAGCATGAGGAAACCGTACATAAATTACTTGAAGATTTGGAAATACCTGCAATTCCGCATTTAACGGTCTATAATAAAAAGGATTTAGTGCATCCAAAATTTGTCCCTACATCCAAAACAGAAAGTATTTTAATCAGTGCTTTTGATAAAGAAGACCGGGAACAGCTAAAGCAGACAATTGAACAAATGATGATGGAAAACATGGAATATTATGAAACAACGGTTGAAAGTAATAACGGGAAATTATTGTCGCAGCTAAAAAATGAAACAGTCCTGCGCAGCTTAATTTTTGATGAAGAAACGCAAAACTATTTGTGTAAAGGGTATGCGTTTAAAGAACATGCTATTTTAAACTATAAAAAGTCGATAGAAAAAGAGGAATGGGAGAAATAA